AAAGGGACGGATCCTTTGAGCCCAAGGCTTGGACCCAAGGGAAGGGATCGATGTTGTCGTCAGCTCTTTTGTCGGATCCGCCCTGGTTAATCCTTgtcaagaatgagatgaaagCGATTAAGGTTTCACTCACACTGCCACAGACAGCCAGCTATTCATGGCTTTCCACGCCAGTAGATAGGCTTAATGCCATCGCGGGTTTCAGTGCCGAACTGGTGGCAGTTTGCCCGCTTAAGCGCTTGAGGACACAGTCACGACGCCGGAACGATTGGTCAACGGCGCATTTCTTTCAGTCAAGGCATCATGATGCTGAAACTGTCGCCGTTGGAAAGGTGTGATCGTGTGCCTTTCTATCCGTTATCCGAACAAGAGGGAGAGGCCCTCTCTGTTTCAGTAAACTCTCGGTGTTAGAATACGCGCTCAATTGCTGATGAATGCTCAGCCTGCCTGCCAGTGCATACGACAAGGACTCAATCACTGAGAAGGGCTGTGATCATTGATGACAAGCTTGCAAGGACTGAAAGAAATGGCGGCCGACCCCTACAGGGATATCTCCGCAGGTGAGATCTGGGCTGTCGGGAAGACTCTCTTTTTTGACTAGGCGCCCTAATCTGGTAAAAGATCTGACTATGCTTCTCTCTCGGGTAGATTGATCAATCCGACGACAGACGGCCATCCCACGTGGGGCACCGAGGTTTCAACGTGTGAATAGCCTCAGAGGTCCACGTCAGAGTCTACCATTGGCAGTATCGTATTTGTCTGATGATGTCGCATAAACAATTCTCTCTCATTCCCCCAGGCCCACGGCTACCCCNNNNNNNNNNNNNNNNNNNNNNNNNNNNNNNNNNNNNNNNNNNNNNNNNNNNNNNNNNNNNNNNNNNNNNNNNNNNNNNNNNNNNNNNNNNNNNNNNNNNNNNNNNNNNNNNNNNNNNNNNNNNNNNNNNNNNNNNNNNNNNNNNNNNNNNNNNNNNNNNNNNNNNNNNNNNNNNNNNNNNNNNNNNNNNNNNNNNNNNNNNNNNNNNNNNNNNNNNNNNNNNNNNNNNNNNNNNNNNNNNNNNNNNNNNNNNNNNNNNNNNNNNNNNNNNNNNNNNNNNNNNNNNNNNNNNNNNNNNNNNNNNNNNNNNNNNNNNNNNNNNNNNNNNNNNNNNNNNNNNNNNNNNNNNNNNNNNNNNNNNNNNNNNNNNNNNNNNNNNNNNNNNNNNNNNNNNNNNNNNNNNNNNNNNNNNNNNNNNNNNNNNNNNNNNNNNNNNNNNNNNNNNNCCCCCCCCAAAAAATAAGGTATTATAaccaagcttcagcccaATGACATTATCCCAATTTGCAACACGACGCTACAAGGGTCTGgaactctcctccaagacTTATAAGTACATGCATGATTATGTACGTACGTTTTTCTCTTAGCCTCGTGAATACGTCAGCTCTTTCAGACGAAAGCTTATTCTCTACTCTAATTCTCTCCGAATAAGGCGATGGACCTCAATCTTTTTGTGCTGGGGTCATTGGAGGTTTGATTATTCGATCATCACAAAGCAActtcgtcgatgatgccaagaAACGTAGATGCAGCCTGATAGTATCGCCTCAGTCGATGGTATGCAATAGTCTACGCCTCGTACATGATGATTGCGCGGCCCTCCATTTCATGTTGCAGATGCACTCTAACGATCAGACCAAGTCGGGTCTAAGCCCTCATCCACCTCACATACTGGACAATGCCTATTCATGCAGTCTGTCTCTGTTATCGTGGTCTGGTGTGATGATCGAGCCGATCTTCAGCCTGTGACGCATTCGTTTAAGCTTGTaggtgctggtgttgtaGTTGTCACCCATCAGATGCAACTTAATCCTCCGATAAACTGACTTTTTGAAGCCAGCACGGTGGCTACCTATTCCTAAGGTAGTTGACGACGCGTAGGGCACCAATATAGCTAGCTAGGTACAGTACTCAGACAAACCTGCTCCAGtgtcttctcaatctcacccTTCTAAATGTCATCCCCGATTATGTGAGATCATGATCTTCCGTCGTCGATTTCCCCGTCTCTTTGGCTGACAACCGAATCATCACAACTGCGTTCGTTACCTGGGTACTCGTCCAAATACGAAGTCACAGTCGTGTTCTTACAACCCAATAAACCCACCAGCCTGGCAGCTCAGCCCTCGGCTAATCATAGGCTTCATAACCACAATCCGTTATTTGTCTCTTGCCCCGGCTGTTTGCACGTTTCGGGCAGGTATTAACACCCTAGTCGATGGCGAGGATCAAGTATACATAGAAACAGAAACTCTATTGAAATCTACAATTCGACTGACTCAACAGATACTACAGTACCTTCCAACGACCATTGAGGCCCTGTCTTTGTTGTAGCTGCTCTTTCTGTAGGTGACGCAAAAACCCGCATCAATCAATACGAAAGCATCTTGAATGTCACCACCGCCTCTCAATAAACTCCCCTTCCCCTGTCTTTATATTCTATAGTCACCATTCCTCTCCTTCCGACAGTTCTCACTCAATCAGCTGTGGGCAAAAGCGGCAAATCGATCTTCATTCAACAGGCTTGAAGATGCAACAAAACTAAATCCTCCAAAGAGCTCATCCTTAGGGAGACTTCGAGGCCAGGCCTCCTTGTTTGGCAGCACCGGGCTGATGGACAGCTCCGTAAACTCTGGGGCGAAGTTCTCGGCTAGCTCAGGATCCGTGATCATGGGCTGGATTGGTGGCTCAAGCTCGCGCTCcgccagcttcttccagtcaatTTTGCGAAAGAACCGGtgactcttcatcgtcgccagATCCTTGGGCATCGCGGCACCGAGACGCTTGCTGGGGTCCTTGCGAAGAAGTCGGGTGAGCAGGTCTTTAGCATCAGGGCTCAGGAAATAAGGAAGAACCAGTTTCtgcttgacgatgttgtttTGGATCTTGGCGTGGTTTTGGCCGCGGAAAGGTGGATTTCCAGTCATTAGGTCATATCCGAGGGCTCCAAACGACCACCAGTCGACTGCCTTTCCATACTTCTTTCCAAGGACCACCTCGGGCGCCATGTACTCGACAGTTCCCAGCATCGAGTTGCAGCTCTCATTCTGGTCGATTGAGACCTTGGAAAGACCAAAGTCAGTCAGGAGGAGGTGGCCTTCAGCATCTAAAAGGCAGTTTTCCGGCTTGAGATCGCGGTAGACCACGCCGAGATCGTTGTGAAGGTGTGAGATGGCTAGAAGCATCTCCGCCATGTAGAATGCGGCCACATCCTCGGAGAACATCTTTTcggtgttgagatgggtgAAGAGCTCACCGCCCTGTCCGTATTCAAGAATGAGGTAGAGTtgctcttggtcttggaaggCATAGAACAGCTTGACAACAAATGGATGCCTGTTGACGGACTCAAGAATCTGTCGCTCAGTCTTGGTCTGCTCAACGAGCTTCTTGTGGACGACAAGCGAGGCCTTTTTGAATTGCTTCTGAGCGTAGAGTCTCCCAGTCGCACGTTGCTTGACGAGCAATACAGTACCATAGGTACCCTTGCCAAGACATCGCAGCTGTTCAAAGTCCTCCGACGTCATCTTACGGTTTGGCGTAAGGCCGCCCTCTAGGGTTTCGAGATATCCACTACGCTCCCGAACACTCTCGCTAGCAAAATCGTGCTCGAGGTTAACCTCGTAACTAATAGAGCTGTCTGAAATCTCGCTACCAGCCTCGCTGCGAACATCCTCTCGACTGTGCGTACGGCTGATCATTTGCTTTCGAAACTCGAGCGCCAGACCCTGTTGACTTCCAGCACGACTCATGGAGTGGCATGGGGACCCTCCATCAAGGCTCAGAGGCTCCATCTGCATGCGCAGTTTGGCGATGCCCGACATGGCGGGCGAGGGATGGGCGCGGAAGGTAGGGCTGCAGTTGGCGCTCacaacatcattgacaaTGAGGTTTCGGCCGGGAGTCTTGCGCCGCGGAGTAGGGGCCTCGCTGTGTCCGTGGTCGGAGTCTTCGTCGCCTGAAGTAGCAGGTGTAGTCTGGAACCCGCGGACGGTAGTGACCGCGGCAGGTGCCTGGCTTATCATGGTGGGCGGTATTTAAAGTGGTGGTCTGGGATTTGGGGAGTTAGGAACGGCACGGTTATGCTCTGATAACGACACCACGCAGCACTCGCCCAGCTCAGACAGTGGACAAGTGCAGATAGTCGTGCTATTCAAGGGAATCCTCGTCGGCGTTCCGGATCTGCGCGGGGCTGTGATTCGAAGTGACGCTCGATCTCGTAGAAGTTCGCGACACGCATCTGGTATCGGAAGAAAGAAGTACGGAAGACGGCAGACTTTGCTATATGCATTTGGCAGCGGATAAGTGTCGTGGGTATGTTGAACTGGTGTTCACCAAGTGTGGTGtgagggaaagaagagagagggaCTAGACAAAGAACGGATCCTTCTGGCATTAAATCAAGTAAGAAAAATAAAACAAGGATTTTTTGGTGGCCACAGCCCTGTGCCCATTTCAGCAGGTGCGCTATAACTCCGCGATTTTTTAGGCTTTTTTTAGGCGGACTTGCATTGGCTGTTATGATTCAGCCCGTCTTGGTGTCGGCTGGACCGTCGCCTACCTTCAATAAAACCCCCTGTCTTCGTAGCCCGAGCGTCCACTTGGAACGCGGGGAGGAATTAAAGGCtcgggggggggggggctaGTCAGCCGGCGTTACAAACTACCACTCAAGTTTGGATATCACTATACATCCATTGAAAATAACCCCTGGTGCTAACACAACTCATGAAAGTTCAGGGGATGCACTGCATCAAACCTGGTTGCTGGAATCCGGAATTCACTAGTTCGTGTCGAAGCATAAGACATGGGCCGTGAGACTTGAGAGTCAAAAAGATTGTCGCATTAACCATAATTATACGGATATTTGCCCCTTTTTGTGTAATTTGTGGCTGTTGCGCAAAGGACTTTTGTTACTCCCTTGACTGACCCCGTGCTGTCAACAGGAGGCAGCAAACAAACCTTGAACGTGACACTCTCTCATTCGTTTGCCAGATTCTGTCCTTCATGTCAGCATCAGAAGGCATGAAAGATGAccgagagtcttgagacACTGACACTACCAATAATCTGACAGGCCTGGGCCATGCGGTGATCGATCCCGCAAAAAGCGAATGGTTGGTCTTCGTTAAACTTTTTAGCTTGTGATTCTTGAGGGTCCAGTTAAacattggatccaatgtTAACACCCAGGGTGAGAAATCTGAGTACGATTACTCAGGTTAATGCTACGTAGTAGTTTTCAACCTAACATCCCAACTATCTTTCAAAGCAGAATACCATGGAGGGTAAATTAAAACATTTGATATACGAGTCAGGTGCTTTTCGATCCATTAATTCGTTGGCTCTTTTAGTAGTGAATTTCCCTTTTTAACTACATTTTTGACATGAATAACTCCCAGATTAATGTAGACCCACGTCGGCCGCCGGCGAAATAAACTGCCGACACAATATGAAGCTTCAAGGTCGCGTCTGGGAAATTTCACATCTACCAATCCAAGAGCGCGCGCCAAACAGCAAGGCTGCAACCGTAGTATCAGCCCTCGATTGACAAAATTCAATATCTTCAATTTCAACTGTCGAAAagaaaaagtaaaaaaacTTATATACAACGACAACTATTGTCAAACTCGTCACTGCTCGTGCACCACAAGCGAAGCTATCATCGACCTGTGTTTGGTCATTTCtagcaaagatgatgcaCCCATCACGGCAGGCGTACGTCGAGGATGCCGAGCCTCAAGGAATCGCATTAGAAGATGTCCCCGATGATCATGACTACGATATTCCAATGGGCGGAACAGGTGTTCCTTCTGAAAAGGCTTCCGCAATCCTCAGTCAATTCAATCGCAAACGCCTAGCAGCAACGATAGCAGTCCCTACCGATGATACTCGAGTCCGCGCGAAGCTTCGGGAGATGGGTGAACCAGTCACGCTATTCGGAGAGGCACTTGTTGATCGTCGGGATCGACTACGGGAACTTCTTACCATCCAGGCAGAGATGACAGGGTTGGAGAATGGTGATATCACAATGGAGGACGCTGGAGACCAGGAtcaagaggaggaacaggaggaggagttttACTCAAGAGGTGGGCCTGAACTTCTACAGGCGCGGTTAAAGCTTGCTGAATACTCTCTGCCGCGAGCCAAGAAGAGGGTTCGATTTCAGAAAGCTGAATCTACGATCCCTCTACGCACCCAAGTCAAGTTTCGCAAACAAGTCAAGGAGAGATTACAAGCATTTGAGCTCCAGGGCAGTCAGACGGTTGGCGAACGTCATGTCAGCATGACTCGCATATCTCCCAACGGCGAGTTGGTCGCTGTAGGCAACTGGGGTGGGCAAGTCAAACTGGTCGAAATACCAAGCTTGAACCAAAAGACAACCTTCCGCGGTCACACCAACAAGATTAGCGGTTTATCTTGGTTTCCCGGATCTACCTTGCCAGAACACAACGTTTCCCCTGACGCCGTCAACCTTGCGTCAGGCGGTGCTGAGGGTTCGATTCATTTATGGTCTCTGAACCAAGATACTCCCCTGTCCACACTTGAAGGACATTCACAGCGAGTGTGTCGTATCGAGTTCCATCCCTCTGGACGTTATCTGGCCTCTGCTTCTGAGGATACTTCGTGGCGCCTCTGGGATGTCGAAACAACTGCAGAGGTTCTCCTTCAAGAAGGCCACTCAAGAGGTGTCTACGCTGTCAGTTTTAACACTGACGGATCCTTACTTGCGAGTGCTGGTCTGGACAGCATAGGTAGAATCTGGGACTTGCGTTCCGGACGTACCGTTATGATCCTGGATGGACATCTGGACGGACACATAAAACCCATCCATGCGCTGGACTGGAGCTCTGATGGACACAGGGTACTATCTGGCTCAGCTGATGGCTGGATCAAGTGTTGGGATGTTCGAAAGGTGCAAAGGACAGGCGGTATTGGTGCGCACACCAGTGCTGTCTCTGATATGCGTTGGTTCAAAGGTCTCGACGACCCTCTCACTGGTGTTCCACCTGGTgtggatgagaagggcgCGCAGCTACCTAAAAAGTCGGGCACCTTCTTCGTGTCAAGCGGCTTTGATAGAAatgtcaagatcttctcggcAGACGACTGGACACTAGTGCAGACGCTCAGCGGCCATACAGGCCCAGTTGCCAGCGTCGACTATAGCAGGG
This genomic interval from Fusarium verticillioides 7600 chromosome 1, whole genome shotgun sequence contains the following:
- a CDS encoding serine/threonine-protein kinase PRP4 yields the protein MMHPSRQAYVEDAEPQGIALEDVPDDHDYDIPMGGTGVPSEKASAILSQFNRKRLAATIAVPTDDTRVRAKLREMGEPVTLFGEALVDRRDRLRELLTIQAEMTGLENGDITMEDAGDQDQEEEQEEEFYSRGGPELLQARLKLAEYSLPRAKKRVRFQKAESTIPLRTQVKFRKQVKERLQAFELQGSQTVGERHVSMTRISPNGELVAVGNWGGQVKLVEIPSLNQKTTFRGHTNKISGLSWFPGSTLPEHNVSPDAVNLASGGAEGSIHLWSLNQDTPLSTLEGHSQRVCRIEFHPSGRYLASASEDTSWRLWDVETTAEVLLQEGHSRGVYAVSFNTDGSLLASAGLDSIGRIWDLRSGRTVMILDGHLDGHIKPIHALDWSSDGHRVLSGSADGWIKCWDVRKVQRTGGIGAHTSAVSDMRWFKGLDDPLTGVPPGVDEKGAQLPKKSGTFFVSSGFDRNVKIFSADDWTLVQTLSGHTGPVASVDYSRDGKWIVSGGHDRTVKLWGRNDGEGV
- a CDS encoding AGC/RSK/RSKP70 protein kinase (At least one base has a quality score < 10), with protein sequence MISQAPAAVTTVRGFQTTPATSGDEDSDHGHSEAPTPRRKTPGRNLIVNDVVSANCSPTFRAHPSPAMSGIAKLRMQMEPLSLDGGSPCHSMSRAGSQQGLALEFRKQMISRTHSREDVRSEAGSEISDSSISYEVNLEHDFASESVRERSGYLETLEGGLTPNRKMTSEDFEQLRCLGKGTYGTVLLVKQRATGRLYAQKQFKKASLVVHKKLVEQTKTERQILESVNRHPFVVKLFYAFQDQEQLYLILEYGQGGELFTHLNTEKMFSEDVAAFYMAEMLLAISHLHNDLGVVYRDLKPENCLLDAEGHLLLTDFGLSKVSIDQNESCNSMLGTVEYMAPEVVLGKKYGKAVDWWSFGALGYDLMTGNPPFRGQNHAKIQNNIVKQKLVLPYFLSPDAKDLLTRLLRKDPSKRLGAAMPKDLATMKSHRFFRKIDWKKLAERELEPPIQPMITDPELAENFAPEFTELSISPVLPNKEAWPRSLPKDELFGGFSFVASSSLLNEDRFAAFAHS